The following nucleotide sequence is from Microbulbifer sp. A4B17.
AAAGGGTTTTTGGGAGTAATTGTCGCTAGCCGATTTTTTGTGCATCTTGCCAATAGTTTGCCTCTGTAGATTTCTCGCCCCCGCTGTAATTCTGTGATCACTTTTCTCGGGCGGGGGCTCAATGCAGTGAATAACCGGGGTGGCAATTAATTTTCGACAGCCAATATTTTGGAGATGACTGCCGTGCAATATACACAGCAACTCGCCGGGCGCGCGCTGATATTTGCCTCGGCCATGTTCGCCGCGAACTTTTCTGTTTGGACGCTTTATGCGGTATTGGGGGTAGAGATTCGCGGGCAACTGGACCTGTCTGCAACTGAATACGGGGTTCTACTGGCTGCGCCGATTTTGAGCGGGGCGCTGCTGCGTTTTCCGGCGGGATTCCTGGTGGAATATTTTTCTGCGAAAAAGCTGATTTTATTGCAGATGCTGTTATTGCTGCCGGTGCTCTTTTTGTTGCCCTTTATCGGTAGCTATGGGGCCCACTTGCTGGCGGGGTTGTGGCTGGGTATTTCCGGGGTGTCTTTTGTTTTGGGGATTCGCTATATCAGCCCGTGGTTCGAAAGAGGGCGGCAGGGTACTGCGATGGGCATTTTTGGTGCAGGAAATGCCGGAGCCGCAATTACCCTGGCATTGGCTCCAGCCATTCAAAATTGGTTTGGTCGCGAGTGGATAGGGCCGGCTTATGGAGCCGGGATTATCCTGATGATGGTTTTATTCGAATTTTTTGCACCAGAGGAAACCCGCTATATGCGCAGCCGGGGAAAACCGGATCTACGCAGCCATTTAAAGCCTCTAACGCAAATCCGGGTTTGGCGTTATGGGCTCTACTATTACTTTGTTTTTGGCAGTTTTCTCGCGCTTTTATTGTGGTTGCCGAATTACTATCTGTCGGTGTACCAAGTCAGCACACCGGTAGCAATGGCACTTACCCTGCTGTTTGTGGCCCTTTCCAGTTCACTGCGCGCTTTGGGGGGCTGGTTTGCCGATCGCTATGGTGCGCGCACCGTCAATTGGAGTGTTTTCTGGACCTGCCTGGTCTGTCTTTTCTTCCTCAGTTATCCGCCCACCAGCATGACAATTCACGGGGTGGAACGGGATGTGCATTTAAATATTGAAGTGGGTATTGAGCTGTTCACTTTACTGCTACTGGTTATCGGTATCGCCCAGGGATTTGGCCGTGCGTCTGTTTACAAAGCGCTGCACGATAATTTCCCCGCGCATATGGGGAGTGTTGGCGGTACCGTAGCCACTATTGGTGCCCTCGGTGGTTTTACCCTGCCTGTTCTTTTTGGTATCGCTCAGGACTTAGTAGGTATCCACAGTGCGGCCTTTATGCTGCTCTACGGTGTGCTCGCTATTTGTATGTTGGTTATGTATTTGGCGATTCAAAGAGAAAATTATATGCAGCGTTTACAGTACGCACAGCAAAATAATTTCCTGCTTGAGGAAACCAGCGAAGCCGAGGCTTTGCCGGATAGGTAGTGCCCACTACCAATAAGGGATTACGCCTGAGTAAAGGCTAGGGAGTAAAGATTAATTAAGCAGGAAAAAATCTATGGTTTCAGTCGAGTCTGAAAAATTGTAATTTGTCACTGTTCACTCCGTTGTTGCAAAGGAAAAGCGTCATGACCGTTTCCAAATTCCCAAAAATTCTCGGTGCCTTACTGTTGGGGGCATGCAGCACTGTCGCATTGCAGGCCGCTGCGCAGGAAAGTGAAAATGCCACTCTGGTGGATGCGTTGAAATCCGGTGAAGTCGGATTGAATCTGCGTTACCGCGTAGAGACTGTTGATCAGGATGGTATTGATGATGAAGCAGTTGCATCCACTTTAAGAACCCGCCTCAACTGGCGCAGTGGCAGCTACCGTGGCTTTACCAGCTTCCTGGAAATGGATGATGTTACTGCGATTGGCAATGACAGCTACAACTCCACCGTTAATGGTGAAGGCGAATACCCGGTAGTGGCTGATCCGGAAGGAACTGAAATTAACCAGGCCTATATTCGCTACAATGGTGACAACTCCATAATTACCGCCGGTCGCCAGCGCATTAACCTGGACGGGCAGCGATTTGTCGGCGGTGTTGGCTGGAGACAAAACGAGCAGACCTACGATGGTGTTCGTTATCAGTATGGCAGTGCCGATAGTTTCCAGCTGGATTATAGCTACGTCTACAACGTTAACCGTATTTTCGGTGAAGACAGCTCCATTTCTGATATCGGCGGCGATATCCAACTGCTACACGCGATTTATCCAGTAGCTGAAAACCATAAAATCAGCGCTTTTGTTTACAATCTGGATCTGGAAGATCTCACCGATAATGCCAGCCGCACTTATGGGGTAGATTACAAAGGTAAATTTGGTCCGGTAAAAGCCAACCTGAGTTATGCGCACCAGTCAGATATTGGTGACAACCAGTATGACTATAGTGCTAATTATTACCTGGCAGAGCTTGGCGCTGATCTGGGTCCAGTTGCGGCAAAACTCGGTTATGAGGTTTTGGGTTCCGATAACGGGGTTGGTTTTAAAACCCCGCTGGCAACCCTGCACAAGTTCCAGGGCTTTACTGACAAATTCCTCATAACACCCGAAGACGGTGTCGAAGATCTGTATGTTGGCGGTTCTATGAAAGTGGCCGGTGGCAAGCTGGGCTTGACCTACCACAACTTTGAGGCTGCCGAGGGTTCCGCTAGTTACGGTGACGAGTGGAATCTGAGCTACGGGCACAAAATCACCGAGGATATTTCTGCACTCGTTAAATACGCAACTTATCGTGCCGATGAGTACAGCACTGATACCGATAAGCTTTGGATCATGGTAACCGCTAATTTCTAAGCGGCTGAAAGAACTCCTTAGCGAGGCCCCCGGCTTCGGCCGGGGTTTTCCCCGCACCTTGAACCTGTTTTTATAATTTATAAATTTTAATCGACTGAAGCTCCACGTTTTGATGTCTCCCCGAGGAGCATCAGTTCGAGCACCAAGGGAGTACCACCTTTGCCCCAAGCATAAATTAACCAGCTTGATACACTGACATCAGTTTAAACACCGAGTCCCGCTACCTAAACCGCGTCGTTTTTTATTGACGTTGCAAGGTGCCGGGACCGTGGCCGTACCGGCCACCAGGGTCTAGCGGGAAACTGCGCGGCCTCCCGACATTGGAAAGGCGTTTAATGTTACAAGACAATTTTGGCCGTAGGTTTTACTACCTGCGCCTGTCCGTGACGGACATCTGCAATTACCGCTGCAACTACTGCCTGCCCGAGGGCATCGGTTGCGGACGTTCCCTGGAAGGGGAAAATCCTCTCTCAGTCGCTGAGGTGGGCACATTAGTGCGCGCTTTCGCTTCACTGGGTACGGAAAAGGTACGCCTTACTGGCGGAGAGCCCTCCCTGCGCAAAGACCTGGTGCCGCTGCTCGAAGCCGTGCGCGCTAGCGATAAGATTCGCCGCTTAGCCATCACCACCAACGGTTACCGCCTGCCCAGTCAGATAGACGACTGGCACCACGCGGGCCTGGATCAGGTGAATGTCAGTATCGACAGCCTCGACCCGGATCAATTCCACCATATCACCGGGCACAATCGCCTGGATAAAGCCTTAGCCGGCCTGGATCGCGCCCTGGCCTTGGGTATCGATACCAAGGTCAACGCAGTGCTGATGCGCCAGTACAACCTGGCCGAGCTGGATAATTTCCTCGCCTGGATTCGCGAGACTCCGGTGACCCTGCGCTTTATTGAATTAATGCGTACCGGCGATAACCGCGAGTTCTTCGCCAGCAACCATGTCTCCGGCGGCGATATAGAAACCCTGTTGCTGCGGGAAGGTTGGGAGCAGGTGATCCGCACCCGCGATGCCGGTCCGGCGCGGGAGTATTTCCACCCGGATTACGCCGGTCGTATCGGCCTGATTACCCCTTACGGCAAGGACTTCTGTGCAAGCTGCAACCGCCTGCGGGTATCGGCTCAGGGCAAGCTGCACCTGTGCCTGTTCGCCGACCAGGGCTTTGATATGCGCGAAATCATCGCCGATGGCGATAGCGAGGCGCTGGCGGCCCATATCCGCGAGTTGATTGTGGATAAGACCGCAGGCCACCAGTTGCACGAAGGTTTTACCGGTGCTACCCGCAACCTGGCGATGCTGGGGGGCTAGGGTTATGGCCAGGGCTTTCGTTGGCAAATCGACAATCGGCGTGGTGTTGGCCGGTGGCCGTTCCAGCCGGATGGGCCGAGACAAGGCCCTGCTGGCACACCCCCAACAGGGCAATTTTTTGCAGCATGCCGAGGCCTTGCTGGGTGGGCTGCCGCTGGCAAAAGTCGTCACCAGCGGCGCCCGCCCCGGAGCGATTGAAGACCTGGTGCCAGAGCGGGGCCCACTGGGCGGCCTTTATTCGGTAGCCCTGGCAACCGGTGCCGATGCGGCCCTGGTGATCCCGGTAGATATGCCCCTGCTTGGGCGGGAGCACCTCGCAGAGTTATTGGCGGAGGGGCAGGCAAGTGGCCGGCCCTGTTATTTTGAAAACTTCTTTTTTCCCCTGTGGCTGCCTTTAAATGGCGACTGCCTGGATTACTTGCGCCGTGCCGTTGAGGGCTGTGCGCGCAATTCGGTCGGCTCGCTGCTGCGTCACCTGGGGGCCAAATCCATACCCATAAAAAGTGCTGGCGATTGGCATCGCAATATCAATACGCCGGCAGATTATCTCGGCTTGAGTACGCCGGATAAAACTCCAGAAAACAGTTTTTTGAGAGACCACTGATTATGTCCGCACACGCTAGCAAAGAATTTGTACCGCTCAATATCGCGGTACTTACCGTATCCGATACCCGCAACGAGCAGACCGATACCTCTGGCCAGTACCTGGTGGAAGCCCTAAAAACTGCCGGCCATCAGCTCGCGGATAAGCGCATTACCCCGGACGATGTTTACCAGATGCGCGCGGTGGTCTCCGCCTGGATTGCCGATCCCAAAGTACAGGTGGTATTGGTGACCGGCGGTACTGGTTTTACCGATCGCGACTCCACGCCGGAGGCCCTGAGCCCGTTGTTCGATAAAACCGTCGACGGCTTTGGCGAGCTGTTCCGCCATATTTCTCTGGGGGATATCGGCAGCTCTACCGTGCAGTCCCGCGCGCTCGCCGGCCTGGCTAATCGCACGCTGATATGTTGTATGCCCGGTTCCACCGGAGCCTGTCGCACAGCTTGGGAAGGCATATTGCTGGAGCAGCTGGATGCCCGGCACAAGCCCTGTAACTTTATTCCTCATGTGCGCTTTGCCAGCGCGCCCTGCGAGAGCCGGGGGTAATTTGTGAGCCACTTAACCCATTTAAACCAGCGTGGCGAAGCCAGCATGGTGGATGTTACCGAGAAGGACATCACTGACCGCAGCGCCCTGGCCGAGAGCAGTATCAGTATGAGTGCAGAGGCTTTTGCACTGCTGAGCCAAGGGGCGCACAAAAAAGGCGATGTGCTCTCTGTAGCTCGTATCGCCGGCATCCAGGCCGCGAAGAAAACCTCGGATTTAATTCCCCTGTGCCATCCACTGGCGTTGACCAAAGTAGCGGTGGATTTCGAATTGCAGCCGGAAAAACACGGTGTGCATATCACCGCTTTCTGCCGCCTGGCCGGGCGCACTGGGGTAGAGATGGAAGCGTTAACCGCAGCTTCGGTAGCGGCGCTGACCATTTACGATATGTGCAAAGCCGTGGACCCGGCGATGGAAATCGGCCCGACCCGCCTGCTGCAAAAAACCGGCGGTAAGCGCGGCCACTGGCGCGGCGATGCCGCGGACAAGGCGTAAAAATTTCAGAGGTGTAAAGCGATGGTAAAGGTTCTGTTTTTCGCGCGTCTGCGCCAGCAATTGGGCATGGGCGAGATTACCCTGAAGGACTTTTCCGGCAGTCTCAGCGAGTTGCGCAAAACCCTATGTGAACAGCACCCGGACTGGAGCCCGCACCTGCAAAGGGATGATATTCGTATGGCCCTGAACCAGGAGCTGGCAGAAACCGGAGCCCAGGTGAAGGCTGGGGATGAAGTTGCATTTTTCCCGCCGGTTACCGGCGGTTAGTGGTGCCAATATGACAGCTGTTGATCGTATCGAAGTCTGTGAAACGCCCCTCGACGTAGCGGCTGAATATACTGCGCTGCAGGGCAACAGTGGTGATGGTGCCTGCGCTCTGTTTGTGGGTTCGGTGCGGGACTTCAATGCCGGTAGTGATGTCTGTGGCCTGGCCCTGGAACACTATCCGGGCATGACCGAAAAAAGCCTGCAACGGATTATCAATGATGCCCGCGACCGCTGGTCCCTTGGGCGTGTGACTATCGTCCACCGTGTTGGCCCCATGCAGATCAACGACGAGATTGTTTTTGTCGGCGTTACCAGCCCCCACCGCCAGGCCGCCTTTGCTGCCTGCCAATACATCATGGATCGCCTCAAAACTGAGGCGCCTTTCTGGAAGCGCGAAGCGGTTGCGGATAAATCCGGTAATCCTTCAGAGCGCTGGGTCGAAGCCCGGGCCAGTGATGCTGCGGAGATGGAAAAGTGGTCCGCCGGCTGAGCCTGCTGCTATCCGCTTTACTGGTGGCCATCGCGCTGCCGGTTAATGCGGATAACTGCACCTTGCGGGTGGCGGTAGCGGCCAGCTTCCGCCCGGCACTGGAAGAGGTACTGCCGGAATTTGAGCGTCGCCATGCCTGTGTGGTGCAAATCAGTAGCGGCAGCTCCGGGGTGCTCTACCAACAAATAGCGCACCGCGCGCCCTTCGATTTATTCCTGTCTGCGGATCGTGAGCGACCTGAACTGTTGGAAAAGCAGGGCGGGGCACTGGCCAACAGTCGTAAGACTTACGCCCTGGGTTTACTGGCCCTCTGGCACCCAAAATCGGAATCGAATATCGAGCAGTTACTGCAAACCTGGCCCGATAAAATTGTATTAGCCGATCCGAAAGTAGCGCCGTTCGGCAGTGCCGCACGGCAAGCGCTGCAAAGCCTGGATTTGTGGAAGAAAAAACAAACTCAATTAGCCCGGGCCCACAATGCAGGCCAAGCCTATTTAATGCTGGATTCCGGCAATGCGCAGCTGGGCTTTGTCGCCGCCAGCCAGATGCAAGCGGCCGGCCGCGATAACTATTGGCTGCTGCCGCAGCATTTGTACAAACCCATTGAACAGCAGCTGCTGATTCCCACCCAGAGTCGCCGACCTAAAGAGGCACAATCCCTCGCTAACTATTTGCGTTCAGGGGAAGTGCAGGCGCAGTTATACCACTTGGGTTACGGTGTTTTGCCAACTCAAGATCGAAGTAGAGATGGAGGGAGTGGCTTATGAATATCGCCACTGCCGACTGGCAGGCCTTGTGGCTAACTTTAAAATTGGCCGGATTAACCACCTTACTCCTGTTTATTATCGGCGTGCCCTTGGCCTGGAAATTGAGCCAATGGCAGAGCCGCTGGCGCCATGGCATAGAAGTATTAATTACCCTGCCGTTGGTACTGCCACCCACGGTTTTGGGTTTTTATTTACTGCTTTTATTTTCCCTCAACTATGCCCCCGGGCAGTGGCTGTCACAACTTTTTGATGGCCCTTTGGTGTTTTCCTTCACTGGCCTGGTGTTTGCGTCAGTGATTTATTCCCTGCCGTTTATGGTGCAGCCGCTGTTGGCCGCGTTTAATGCCAATGGCCAGCGCCTGACCCAGGCTGCCGCAGCACTGGGTATACCGCCCTGGGCGGCATTATTAAAAGTTCTTTTGCCGGCGAGTCGCGCCGCTATTGTGAGTGCCTGCGCTTTAACGTTTGCCCATACCCTGGGTGAGTTCGGGGTAGTGCTGATGATTGGTGGCGCTATTCCCGGTGAGACCCAGGTGGTTTCTATCGCTCTTTATCAGCATGTGGAGGCGATGGAATACGGTGCGGCGCACCGGCTGGCTTTGATGTTGATGGGAATTACTACGGTACTCTTACTCGCTGCCCGTTGGCTGGGATATAGTTTGGCCCCGCGCGGATCAAACAACGAGCAGGCTAAACCGGTAATGGGGGTGCTGGGCTAATGGAAATCACCTTACCCCTTTTCGGTACTGCGTCTACCACTTCTGATTCCACCGGATTGAGTGTTTCAGGGCTGGTGACTCCGCTTAACGCTGCGACTCCCTGGCAATTAGAGCTGCCAGCCTCTGGGATTTTTGGCCTTACCGGCCCCTCCGGCAGCGGCAAGAGCACATTACTGGCTGCTTTGGCTGGCCAACGCCATTGCCGTGGCAATATCACTTTTGCCAATACGGTTTGGCTGCGCGGACGCCGCGCCCTGGCTACCCACAAAAGAACGCTTTCTTTGGGCTTTCAGGACAGCCGCCTGTTTGCCGGCCAGTCGGTGGCAGATAACCTGGCACTGGCCCGCCGTTACAGCCGCAGGCCATTGCCCGAGGAAGAGTGTGGTCGGCTGCTAAAGGCTTTTGGTATTGAACCGCTACTCCATCAGCCGGTAGAGCTATTGTCTGGTGGAGAGGCCCAGCGTGTGGCTGTATTACGTCAGCTTTTTAACAATGCGCCGCTGCAATTATTTGATGAGCCGTTTTCAGCGGTTGACCGCGCCCAGGTACTGCGGCGCCTATTGCCGACCCTGCGGGATTTCTGGGCCCGATATCCGGCACTGGTAATCTGGACCAGTCACGACTTTGATGAAATCCAGCTGCTGGCCCAGCGCTGTTTGTGGATGGATTCTGCCAATTTGTCCGCACCACTTTCTTTACCTGAAATTGCCCAGCGCCTGGATAGCCACGGCGTAGGGGATAGTTGTCGCAGCCGGATTGAAGCGCGGGTGGAATCCCTAAGCGATGGTCTGCTCACTTTGGATTTAGGGGGGATTTCCATCTTTGCTGATAGGGTGGCGGGCCATTATCGCAGAGGCGATACCGCAGCTTTTCTGCTGGAAGCTGGAGATATCAGCCTCAGTGTAGAGAAGCCGGGCCTGTCCAGTATCCTCAATTGCCTGCCGGTAACTTTAGTTGCCAAGCAGAACCTTACCGACGGCCGCATTCGTTTACAGTTAGCCGCTGCTGATCAAATGTTCTACGCAGATATTTCCCGTCTCTCCTGCGAGCGCCTAGAGCTGCGTGAAGGCACTACCTACTTTGCCCAGTTTAAGGCCGGTAGTCTTGCCGGTTTGTAAATTTCCTATTTTTCATTGAACTTGCCCCGCTAGCCTAGTATTGAAGATGACTGCGAGATGTAGGGAATTTAAATATGGCTGGGGGGATAACCTTTCCCAAGACTACTTAAGGTATGGGTGCCGATTAAG
It contains:
- a CDS encoding nitrate/nitrite transporter; the protein is MTAVQYTQQLAGRALIFASAMFAANFSVWTLYAVLGVEIRGQLDLSATEYGVLLAAPILSGALLRFPAGFLVEYFSAKKLILLQMLLLLPVLFLLPFIGSYGAHLLAGLWLGISGVSFVLGIRYISPWFERGRQGTAMGIFGAGNAGAAITLALAPAIQNWFGREWIGPAYGAGIILMMVLFEFFAPEETRYMRSRGKPDLRSHLKPLTQIRVWRYGLYYYFVFGSFLALLLWLPNYYLSVYQVSTPVAMALTLLFVALSSSLRALGGWFADRYGARTVNWSVFWTCLVCLFFLSYPPTSMTIHGVERDVHLNIEVGIELFTLLLLVIGIAQGFGRASVYKALHDNFPAHMGSVGGTVATIGALGGFTLPVLFGIAQDLVGIHSAAFMLLYGVLAICMLVMYLAIQRENYMQRLQYAQQNNFLLEETSEAEALPDR
- a CDS encoding alginate export family protein, encoding MTVSKFPKILGALLLGACSTVALQAAAQESENATLVDALKSGEVGLNLRYRVETVDQDGIDDEAVASTLRTRLNWRSGSYRGFTSFLEMDDVTAIGNDSYNSTVNGEGEYPVVADPEGTEINQAYIRYNGDNSIITAGRQRINLDGQRFVGGVGWRQNEQTYDGVRYQYGSADSFQLDYSYVYNVNRIFGEDSSISDIGGDIQLLHAIYPVAENHKISAFVYNLDLEDLTDNASRTYGVDYKGKFGPVKANLSYAHQSDIGDNQYDYSANYYLAELGADLGPVAAKLGYEVLGSDNGVGFKTPLATLHKFQGFTDKFLITPEDGVEDLYVGGSMKVAGGKLGLTYHNFEAAEGSASYGDEWNLSYGHKITEDISALVKYATYRADEYSTDTDKLWIMVTANF
- the moaA gene encoding GTP 3',8-cyclase MoaA; the encoded protein is MLQDNFGRRFYYLRLSVTDICNYRCNYCLPEGIGCGRSLEGENPLSVAEVGTLVRAFASLGTEKVRLTGGEPSLRKDLVPLLEAVRASDKIRRLAITTNGYRLPSQIDDWHHAGLDQVNVSIDSLDPDQFHHITGHNRLDKALAGLDRALALGIDTKVNAVLMRQYNLAELDNFLAWIRETPVTLRFIELMRTGDNREFFASNHVSGGDIETLLLREGWEQVIRTRDAGPAREYFHPDYAGRIGLITPYGKDFCASCNRLRVSAQGKLHLCLFADQGFDMREIIADGDSEALAAHIRELIVDKTAGHQLHEGFTGATRNLAMLGG
- a CDS encoding molybdenum cofactor guanylyltransferase; its protein translation is MARAFVGKSTIGVVLAGGRSSRMGRDKALLAHPQQGNFLQHAEALLGGLPLAKVVTSGARPGAIEDLVPERGPLGGLYSVALATGADAALVIPVDMPLLGREHLAELLAEGQASGRPCYFENFFFPLWLPLNGDCLDYLRRAVEGCARNSVGSLLRHLGAKSIPIKSAGDWHRNINTPADYLGLSTPDKTPENSFLRDH
- the moaB gene encoding molybdenum cofactor biosynthesis protein B produces the protein MSAHASKEFVPLNIAVLTVSDTRNEQTDTSGQYLVEALKTAGHQLADKRITPDDVYQMRAVVSAWIADPKVQVVLVTGGTGFTDRDSTPEALSPLFDKTVDGFGELFRHISLGDIGSSTVQSRALAGLANRTLICCMPGSTGACRTAWEGILLEQLDARHKPCNFIPHVRFASAPCESRG
- the moaC gene encoding cyclic pyranopterin monophosphate synthase MoaC: MSHLTHLNQRGEASMVDVTEKDITDRSALAESSISMSAEAFALLSQGAHKKGDVLSVARIAGIQAAKKTSDLIPLCHPLALTKVAVDFELQPEKHGVHITAFCRLAGRTGVEMEALTAASVAALTIYDMCKAVDPAMEIGPTRLLQKTGGKRGHWRGDAADKA
- the moaD gene encoding molybdopterin converting factor subunit 1, whose translation is MVKVLFFARLRQQLGMGEITLKDFSGSLSELRKTLCEQHPDWSPHLQRDDIRMALNQELAETGAQVKAGDEVAFFPPVTGG
- the moaE gene encoding molybdopterin synthase catalytic subunit MoaE, with translation MTAVDRIEVCETPLDVAAEYTALQGNSGDGACALFVGSVRDFNAGSDVCGLALEHYPGMTEKSLQRIINDARDRWSLGRVTIVHRVGPMQINDEIVFVGVTSPHRQAAFAACQYIMDRLKTEAPFWKREAVADKSGNPSERWVEARASDAAEMEKWSAG
- the modA gene encoding molybdate ABC transporter substrate-binding protein yields the protein MVRRLSLLLSALLVAIALPVNADNCTLRVAVAASFRPALEEVLPEFERRHACVVQISSGSSGVLYQQIAHRAPFDLFLSADRERPELLEKQGGALANSRKTYALGLLALWHPKSESNIEQLLQTWPDKIVLADPKVAPFGSAARQALQSLDLWKKKQTQLARAHNAGQAYLMLDSGNAQLGFVAASQMQAAGRDNYWLLPQHLYKPIEQQLLIPTQSRRPKEAQSLANYLRSGEVQAQLYHLGYGVLPTQDRSRDGGSGL
- the modB gene encoding molybdate ABC transporter permease subunit, with product MNIATADWQALWLTLKLAGLTTLLLFIIGVPLAWKLSQWQSRWRHGIEVLITLPLVLPPTVLGFYLLLLFSLNYAPGQWLSQLFDGPLVFSFTGLVFASVIYSLPFMVQPLLAAFNANGQRLTQAAAALGIPPWAALLKVLLPASRAAIVSACALTFAHTLGEFGVVLMIGGAIPGETQVVSIALYQHVEAMEYGAAHRLALMLMGITTVLLLAARWLGYSLAPRGSNNEQAKPVMGVLG
- a CDS encoding ATP-binding cassette domain-containing protein; this encodes MEITLPLFGTASTTSDSTGLSVSGLVTPLNAATPWQLELPASGIFGLTGPSGSGKSTLLAALAGQRHCRGNITFANTVWLRGRRALATHKRTLSLGFQDSRLFAGQSVADNLALARRYSRRPLPEEECGRLLKAFGIEPLLHQPVELLSGGEAQRVAVLRQLFNNAPLQLFDEPFSAVDRAQVLRRLLPTLRDFWARYPALVIWTSHDFDEIQLLAQRCLWMDSANLSAPLSLPEIAQRLDSHGVGDSCRSRIEARVESLSDGLLTLDLGGISIFADRVAGHYRRGDTAAFLLEAGDISLSVEKPGLSSILNCLPVTLVAKQNLTDGRIRLQLAAADQMFYADISRLSCERLELREGTTYFAQFKAGSLAGL